A stretch of the Microcella sp. genome encodes the following:
- a CDS encoding alpha/beta hydrolase: protein MVNVDSPAFHPDLTRARFMPGTSATRGNRRLLRAFTRIGRGRPPKGGELIDLSDGATVRVQRPTSADATDAGERRPAVLHLHGGGLIIGSATQGDPLCRRLADELGAVAASVDYRMPPEHPYPTPLDDAYAALQWLAAQPDVDPNRIAVIGESAGGGLAASVALLALDRGEIALAGQVLAYPMLDDRTDESAAAHPGMLRLWNGRSNRLGWGMYLGAGTNGPEATPLDSASLDRAVPARRADLSGLPPAWIGVGTLDLFHDEDLEYARRLTEAGVPCELHVIPGAYHGFDASEPKAAVSRDFVSRQIEALRQMLGETSE from the coding sequence ATGGTCAACGTCGACTCCCCCGCCTTCCACCCCGACCTCACGCGCGCACGGTTCATGCCCGGCACCTCGGCCACACGGGGCAACCGCCGGTTGCTGCGAGCCTTCACACGCATCGGCCGCGGGCGCCCGCCCAAGGGGGGCGAGCTGATCGACCTGAGCGACGGCGCCACCGTGCGAGTGCAGCGCCCCACGTCTGCCGATGCGACGGATGCTGGCGAACGCCGCCCGGCCGTGCTCCACCTGCACGGCGGGGGCCTCATCATCGGCTCGGCCACGCAGGGCGACCCACTGTGCCGACGTCTCGCCGATGAGCTCGGAGCCGTGGCCGCGAGCGTCGACTACCGCATGCCGCCCGAGCACCCCTACCCGACTCCGCTCGACGATGCCTACGCCGCACTGCAGTGGTTGGCCGCGCAGCCCGACGTCGACCCGAACCGCATCGCCGTGATCGGCGAGAGCGCCGGAGGCGGGCTCGCCGCATCCGTGGCCCTGCTCGCCCTCGACCGTGGCGAGATCGCGCTGGCCGGGCAGGTGCTGGCGTACCCGATGCTGGATGACCGCACCGACGAATCCGCGGCCGCCCACCCCGGCATGCTCCGACTCTGGAACGGACGCAGCAACCGTCTCGGCTGGGGCATGTACCTTGGCGCGGGCACGAACGGCCCCGAGGCTACGCCCCTCGACTCTGCCTCTCTCGATCGCGCGGTGCCCGCGCGCCGCGCCGACCTGAGCGGCCTGCCTCCCGCGTGGATCGGTGTCGGCACGCTCGATCTCTTCCACGACGAAGACCTCGAATATGCGCGGCGTCTCACCGAAGCGGGCGTGCCGTGCGAGCTGCACGTGATCCCCGGCGCGTACCACGGCTTCGACGCCTCCGAGCCGAAGGCTGCCGTCTCGCGCGACTTCGTCAGTCGGCAGATCGAGGCGCTGCGGCAGATGCTCGGCGAAACCTCCGAGTAA
- a CDS encoding lactonase family protein → MRLLIGTYTEVHDHVEGHAEGVLVADYDEHAASLDSWRTVAARSPSWLALSPTTSRVYAVVEAGGSDRGEVAMFSREGDSLELAQVEPSGGTAPAHLALDPAGTFLAVANYADGVVSVFAVQADGRLGPATDVVQHTGSSVHPIRQVSPHPHHVCFDVVTGELLVTDLGLDAIVRYSIDDAGQLTRQGRTDLPPGSGPRHTLAHPDGQHLLVISELENTVTVLTRRGTGFEVVSTVSTLPEDATGPSFASALVITRTGDVVYAANRGHDSIAVFAWDAGSATLALEQCCSSRGTTPRDIALSPDETLLLAANQDSDSVVTFSRDAQGLLTFRESATIPTPVCLVFDTGRS, encoded by the coding sequence ATGCGGCTGCTCATCGGGACGTACACGGAGGTTCACGATCACGTGGAGGGCCACGCGGAGGGAGTCCTTGTCGCCGACTACGACGAGCACGCCGCCTCGCTCGATTCGTGGCGCACCGTTGCCGCGCGCAGTCCGTCATGGCTGGCACTGTCGCCCACGACCTCGCGTGTCTATGCCGTGGTCGAAGCTGGAGGCTCAGACCGCGGTGAAGTCGCCATGTTCTCTCGCGAGGGTGACTCACTGGAGCTCGCGCAGGTCGAGCCTTCGGGCGGCACCGCGCCAGCCCATCTCGCTCTAGACCCGGCGGGGACCTTCCTGGCTGTTGCCAATTACGCGGACGGCGTCGTGTCGGTGTTCGCGGTGCAGGCCGACGGACGACTGGGCCCCGCGACCGACGTCGTGCAGCACACGGGCTCGAGCGTGCACCCGATTCGTCAGGTGAGCCCACACCCTCACCATGTCTGCTTCGATGTCGTCACAGGCGAGCTTCTGGTGACCGATCTCGGGCTCGATGCGATCGTCAGATACTCGATCGACGATGCCGGACAACTGACACGGCAGGGGCGCACTGATCTGCCACCGGGGTCGGGCCCGCGGCACACCCTTGCTCACCCCGATGGCCAGCACCTTCTCGTCATCAGTGAACTCGAGAACACCGTCACCGTGCTCACCCGTCGGGGCACAGGGTTCGAGGTGGTGTCGACCGTCTCCACGCTTCCGGAGGACGCCACCGGGCCATCGTTCGCGAGCGCTCTCGTCATCACCAGGACAGGCGACGTCGTCTACGCCGCTAATCGAGGTCACGACAGCATCGCCGTCTTCGCCTGGGATGCCGGATCAGCAACTCTCGCACTCGAGCAGTGCTGTTCAAGCCGGGGCACGACACCGCGCGACATTGCACTGTCGCCCGACGAGACGCTGCTACTGGCGGCCAACCAAGACTCAGATTCGGTCGTCACTTTTTCACGCGATGCTCAGGGGCTACTCACCTTTCGTGAGAGCGCCACGATCCCGACGCCCGTTTGCTTGGTATTCGACACCGGGCGCAGCTGA
- a CDS encoding gluconokinase, with protein MSIVIVMGVAGSGKSTVAALLAERLAVPYLDADSLHSVDSVQKMAHGEPLSDDDRWPWLDRVADAVESARGTGGIVVACSALRVAYRDAIRRGRSDVFFAHLAAPASLIADRLSARPDHYMPASLLESQLATLEALTEQERGAQLDASQTPEEIVDEIEREITL; from the coding sequence GTGAGCATCGTGATCGTGATGGGGGTGGCGGGCAGCGGCAAGTCGACAGTCGCCGCGCTCCTCGCGGAGCGCCTTGCTGTTCCGTACCTTGACGCCGACTCTCTGCATTCCGTTGACAGTGTGCAGAAGATGGCGCACGGAGAACCGCTGAGCGATGACGACCGGTGGCCGTGGCTAGACCGCGTTGCCGATGCGGTGGAATCGGCTCGCGGCACGGGCGGAATCGTAGTCGCATGCTCTGCGTTACGAGTGGCGTACCGCGATGCGATTCGTCGCGGTCGTAGCGACGTGTTCTTCGCCCACCTGGCAGCGCCCGCCAGCCTCATTGCCGACAGGCTGAGTGCTCGACCTGACCATTACATGCCCGCGTCGCTGCTGGAAAGCCAACTCGCTACGCTCGAAGCGCTCACTGAGCAAGAGCGAGGCGCACAGCTCGACGCATCCCAGACCCCTGAGGAGATCGTGGACGAGATCGAGCGAGAGATTACTTTGTGA
- the manD gene encoding D-mannonate dehydratase ManD has protein sequence MIIQKADVIVTSPDRNFVTLRLETDDGLVGLGDATVNGRELAVVSYLRDHVVQLLIGRDASRIEDTWQFLYRSAYWRRGPITMASIAAVDMALWDIKGKAAGMPVYQLLGGASRTGLLTYGHASGRDNDELFDSVREHQELGYKAIRIQAAVPGLKSIYGIASNVTFTANTGVRYDHEPAQRGALPAEEDWDTRSYLRHIPTVFEAVRSEFGPQLPLLHDGHHRMTPIQAARLGKSLEPYDLFWLEDVTPAENPEALRLVRQHTTTPLAIGEIFNTVWDFQQIIREQLIDYVRGAVTHMGGITHLKKTLDYAAQYQIKSGMHGPTDISPVGMAAAMHLGMAIHNFGIQEYMKHGARTDATFQQSFTFVDGMLHPGEAAGLGVELNLDEAGKYPYEQAYLPYNRLADGTVHDW, from the coding sequence ATGATCATCCAGAAGGCCGACGTCATCGTCACGAGCCCTGATCGCAACTTCGTCACCCTTCGCCTCGAGACAGACGACGGGCTCGTCGGTCTCGGCGATGCGACGGTCAATGGCCGAGAGTTGGCGGTGGTCAGCTACTTGCGCGACCACGTCGTGCAACTGCTCATCGGCAGAGACGCGAGTCGCATCGAAGACACCTGGCAGTTTCTCTACCGTTCGGCGTATTGGCGCCGAGGCCCGATCACGATGGCGTCGATTGCCGCAGTCGACATGGCGTTGTGGGACATCAAGGGCAAGGCCGCAGGAATGCCCGTCTATCAGTTGCTCGGCGGTGCCTCTCGCACAGGGCTGCTGACCTACGGGCACGCGTCGGGGCGCGACAACGATGAACTTTTCGACAGCGTGAGAGAGCATCAAGAGCTGGGCTACAAGGCGATTCGGATCCAAGCGGCGGTGCCAGGCTTGAAGTCGATCTACGGCATTGCCTCCAATGTCACCTTCACCGCCAACACGGGCGTGCGTTATGACCATGAGCCGGCTCAGCGTGGCGCGCTCCCGGCCGAAGAAGACTGGGACACTCGCTCGTATCTGCGTCACATACCCACCGTTTTCGAGGCGGTGAGAAGTGAGTTCGGCCCGCAGTTGCCGCTGCTGCACGACGGCCACCACCGCATGACGCCGATTCAAGCGGCGCGACTCGGAAAATCACTCGAGCCGTACGATCTGTTCTGGCTCGAAGACGTCACCCCGGCAGAGAACCCCGAAGCCTTGCGACTGGTGAGGCAGCACACCACTACTCCGCTCGCCATCGGGGAGATCTTCAACACCGTCTGGGACTTCCAACAAATCATTCGAGAGCAACTCATCGATTATGTGCGTGGCGCCGTGACCCACATGGGCGGCATCACCCACCTCAAGAAGACTCTCGACTATGCCGCCCAGTATCAGATCAAGTCGGGCATGCACGGGCCGACCGACATTTCACCGGTCGGAATGGCCGCGGCCATGCACCTGGGTATGGCGATTCACAACTTCGGGATTCAGGAGTACATGAAGCACGGTGCCAGGACGGACGCCACTTTTCAGCAGTCGTTCACATTCGTTGACGGGATGCTCCATCCAGGCGAAGCTGCCGGTCTAGGCGTCGAGCTCAACCTCGATGAGGCGGGCAAATACCCCTATGAGCAGGCTTACCTGCCCTACAACCGGCTTGCCGACGGCACGGTGCACGACTGGTGA
- a CDS encoding mannitol dehydrogenase family protein — MTGLSRAVAGKPVAPVRIVHLGLGAFHRAHQAWYTGAVSDDWGIAAFTGRSSEAAEVLTRQDGLYTLVERGRDSDTSTVVSSIAEAVDGARVDRLVQLIEAESTALVTLTVTEAGYRLLADGQPDEGDPVMAADLAGEPPRSPLGRLVLALEARRRQGAPIAIVPCDNLPANGAFVRAGMLALAERRDSGLATWIDQNVSFVSTSVDRITPRLAPADRDIAERLGVWTDEAPVITEPFTDWILSGTFPAGRPDWEAAGASFVSHITPFEHRKLWLLNGAHSLLAYLGTMRGFDVVSNAISDPICRTSVLQFWWEARRTLSDESLGVDEYCAALLRRFENARIRHELAQIATDGATKLRLRVVPTARAERSAGRDAPGSVTVIAAWIATIRSGRYGADSEGVAITAAAGDVRALVRILDSDLADDSALITAVTLELSSLLKESP; from the coding sequence ATGACGGGGCTCAGTCGGGCAGTCGCGGGAAAGCCCGTCGCGCCCGTTCGGATAGTGCACCTCGGCCTCGGCGCGTTTCATCGTGCCCACCAGGCGTGGTACACCGGCGCCGTGAGCGACGACTGGGGTATCGCAGCGTTCACGGGGCGCAGCTCGGAGGCGGCCGAGGTGCTCACGCGACAAGACGGCCTCTACACGCTCGTTGAGCGCGGTCGTGATTCAGACACGTCCACCGTCGTGTCGAGCATCGCGGAAGCCGTCGACGGCGCGCGGGTAGACCGACTGGTGCAACTCATCGAGGCCGAGAGCACCGCACTGGTCACGCTCACGGTGACGGAAGCGGGTTATCGTCTACTGGCCGACGGCCAGCCCGACGAGGGCGATCCGGTGATGGCGGCCGATCTTGCCGGAGAGCCGCCTCGGTCGCCTCTCGGTCGCCTCGTGCTCGCCCTCGAAGCGCGACGGCGCCAGGGCGCGCCCATCGCCATCGTGCCGTGCGACAACCTTCCTGCCAATGGCGCGTTCGTGCGAGCAGGGATGCTCGCCCTCGCCGAGCGCAGAGACTCTGGCCTGGCAACGTGGATCGACCAGAACGTGTCGTTCGTCTCGACCAGCGTCGATCGCATCACCCCGCGCCTTGCGCCCGCTGACCGTGACATCGCCGAACGCCTGGGAGTCTGGACTGACGAGGCACCTGTCATCACCGAGCCGTTCACCGACTGGATTCTGAGTGGCACTTTTCCGGCCGGCAGACCCGACTGGGAGGCAGCGGGAGCGAGTTTTGTGAGCCACATCACGCCCTTCGAGCACCGCAAACTGTGGCTTCTGAACGGGGCGCACTCTTTGCTGGCGTATCTCGGAACGATGCGAGGCTTCGACGTGGTCTCCAATGCGATCTCAGATCCGATCTGCCGCACGAGCGTCCTGCAGTTCTGGTGGGAGGCACGGAGAACGCTCAGCGACGAGTCTCTGGGTGTAGACGAGTACTGCGCAGCGCTCCTGCGCAGATTTGAGAACGCCCGCATTCGCCACGAGCTCGCGCAGATCGCGACCGATGGTGCGACCAAGTTGAGGCTGCGGGTCGTACCGACGGCGCGTGCTGAACGGAGTGCCGGACGAGATGCTCCCGGTTCGGTGACGGTCATCGCCGCGTGGATCGCGACCATTCGCTCCGGTCGATACGGAGCCGACTCCGAGGGCGTGGCCATCACTGCGGCCGCGGGCGATGTGCGCGCCCTCGTCAGAATCCTCGATTCAGACCTTGCAGACGATTCCGCTCTCATCACGGCCGTCACCCTCGAACTCTCATCCCTACTGAAGGAGTCACCATGA
- the uxaC gene encoding glucuronate isomerase, whose translation MTIDERLHPDRLFPAEERTRAVARELHELVAEKPIVSPHGHVDPRLLLDDLAYTDPATLLVSSDHYVTRLLHAAGVPLTELLGDVDPRTVWRLFCEHWHLFHGTASGFWLRETLGTVLGQRGAPTADTYDELVDVLASPRLRPRALFESFAIDVLATTDDPLDDLAVHDALRADPTFPGRVIPTFRPDAYLDPALSGWSDRVDQLGARDYDGYLAKLRERREYFIEHGAVSADFGVVQPAALELDRGAATALFERARSGRLDGGEAETFRAHMLFESARMSVDDGLVMTVHAGVRRNHHTETTARFGPDTGHDIPVDTSFTDNVRPLMERFGTAEGFHLVLFAVDESVWSRELAPLAGFYPSVYIGAPWWFLDAPDSIARFRAATTETAGFYRGSGFIDDTRAFLSVAARHAMSRRIDSAYLARLVVEGRISLAEATRVATDLVGSIPRQAFKL comes from the coding sequence GTGACGATTGACGAGAGGCTGCACCCCGACCGGCTCTTCCCGGCCGAAGAGCGAACGCGCGCCGTTGCGCGAGAGTTGCACGAGTTGGTCGCGGAGAAGCCGATCGTCTCGCCGCACGGCCATGTCGACCCTCGCCTGCTGCTTGACGATCTCGCCTACACCGACCCGGCGACCCTCTTGGTGTCGTCAGATCACTACGTGACGCGACTGCTACACGCCGCGGGCGTGCCACTGACCGAGCTTCTCGGCGACGTTGACCCCCGCACGGTGTGGCGTCTCTTCTGCGAGCACTGGCATCTGTTCCACGGCACGGCATCCGGTTTCTGGTTGAGGGAGACGCTCGGTACGGTGCTCGGGCAGCGCGGTGCCCCCACTGCCGACACGTACGACGAACTCGTCGACGTGCTCGCCTCGCCCCGCCTCAGACCGCGCGCCCTTTTCGAATCGTTCGCCATTGACGTCTTGGCTACGACTGACGACCCGCTCGATGACCTTGCCGTTCACGACGCGCTTCGAGCCGACCCGACCTTCCCTGGCCGAGTCATACCTACCTTTCGCCCTGACGCGTATCTCGACCCGGCACTGTCGGGTTGGAGTGATCGTGTCGACCAGCTCGGTGCGCGCGACTACGACGGCTACCTCGCGAAACTGCGGGAGCGCAGGGAGTACTTCATCGAGCATGGTGCCGTTTCCGCCGACTTTGGCGTTGTTCAGCCAGCGGCACTCGAACTCGATCGAGGCGCAGCGACCGCCCTGTTCGAACGAGCCCGGAGCGGCCGCCTTGACGGCGGCGAGGCTGAGACTTTTCGGGCGCACATGCTCTTCGAATCTGCGCGGATGTCGGTCGACGACGGTCTAGTGATGACCGTGCACGCGGGGGTTCGCCGCAATCATCACACTGAGACGACTGCTCGATTCGGCCCGGACACGGGGCACGACATTCCCGTAGACACCTCGTTCACCGACAACGTGAGACCGCTCATGGAGCGCTTCGGCACCGCCGAAGGCTTTCACCTCGTGCTGTTCGCGGTAGATGAGTCTGTATGGTCACGCGAACTCGCACCCCTGGCTGGCTTCTATCCCTCGGTGTATATCGGAGCACCGTGGTGGTTCTTGGATGCCCCAGATTCCATCGCGCGATTCAGGGCGGCCACCACAGAGACAGCGGGGTTCTATCGAGGCTCGGGATTCATCGATGACACGAGGGCCTTCCTGTCGGTTGCCGCGCGTCACGCCATGTCTCGCCGCATCGACTCGGCGTATCTTGCTCGACTCGTGGTGGAGGGGCGCATCAGTCTCGCCGAAGCAACTCGGGTGGCGACAGATCTTGTCGGGAGCATCCCGAGACAGGCATTCAAACTATGA
- a CDS encoding Gfo/Idh/MocA family protein, whose product MTDFPTTLPTARTYPLRGGPVLRWGILAPGDIAKDFTRALHSHTDQRVEAVASRSLERAQAFAAQHGIARAYGEHAHLVNDADVDIVYVASPHSEHKRLALLAIAAGKHVLIEKPIGVTAHDAQEIHEAARAQRVFVMEGMWSRYLPQTDVMLQLVADGVLGDIRLISADFATIAPTDPHGRNYNPDLAGGSLLDLGIYPLWFSQLFLGAPDRVTTFGSLTSTGVDAQTVVVLQFESGAQSVLTTSLLHFSPERASVSGTKARIEVNPWFVVPAGFELIAPGKGDKRLSFVNDTGLEFRDGMAWEAAAVAQHIADGLTESPLHPLDFSVEVMQTMDAVRRQVGTLE is encoded by the coding sequence ATGACTGACTTTCCGACCACACTCCCGACTGCCCGCACCTACCCTTTACGCGGTGGCCCCGTCTTGCGCTGGGGCATTCTCGCACCGGGTGATATCGCGAAAGACTTCACCCGCGCTCTGCACTCGCACACCGACCAGCGCGTCGAGGCAGTGGCCTCGCGTTCCCTGGAGCGTGCTCAAGCATTCGCCGCTCAGCACGGAATCGCGCGTGCCTACGGCGAGCATGCGCACCTCGTCAATGATGCTGACGTTGACATCGTGTATGTGGCGTCGCCGCACAGCGAGCACAAGAGACTGGCGCTTCTGGCGATCGCTGCGGGCAAGCATGTTCTGATCGAGAAGCCGATCGGAGTAACGGCGCACGACGCTCAAGAGATCCACGAAGCAGCTCGTGCTCAGCGTGTGTTTGTCATGGAGGGGATGTGGTCGCGGTATCTGCCGCAGACCGACGTCATGCTGCAGCTCGTGGCCGACGGAGTGCTGGGGGACATTCGACTCATCAGCGCCGACTTCGCGACCATTGCCCCGACTGATCCCCACGGGCGCAACTACAACCCTGACTTGGCAGGTGGGTCGCTTCTCGACCTCGGCATCTACCCGCTGTGGTTCAGTCAACTCTTCTTGGGAGCACCCGATCGGGTGACGACGTTCGGCAGCCTCACCTCCACGGGTGTGGATGCCCAGACTGTCGTAGTGCTGCAATTCGAGAGCGGGGCGCAATCCGTGCTCACCACGAGTCTGCTGCACTTCAGCCCAGAGCGGGCCAGTGTGAGCGGCACGAAAGCACGCATCGAAGTGAATCCGTGGTTCGTCGTGCCAGCCGGCTTCGAACTCATCGCACCGGGCAAAGGCGACAAGCGCCTGTCTTTCGTGAACGACACCGGTCTCGAGTTTCGCGATGGCATGGCGTGGGAGGCCGCTGCGGTGGCGCAGCACATCGCCGATGGGCTCACGGAGTCACCGCTGCACCCTCTCGACTTCAGTGTCGAGGTCATGCAGACGATGGATGCCGTGCGCCGACAGGTGGGCACGCTCGAGTGA
- a CDS encoding HAD hydrolase-like protein, which yields MTASTLTRLSCVLFDLDGTLVDSAPGITECLADTIRHSGGPSMTSETLRRYVGPPIDETLLALTSLPRADLPMAISHYRSAYLERGIHNSVVFPGIHALLTMLRECGVTLAVATSKREDHALAMLKMHSLDTYFAVVSGANIDDSGASKPAVIAAALAQLAGDAKAPLMIGDRSFDMAGARAMNIPALYAEWGYGTPEESEGAALSARDPHHASALLHDYCAPSARQRNGAS from the coding sequence ATGACCGCCTCCACACTGACGCGACTGTCATGTGTGCTCTTCGACCTTGACGGTACCCTCGTTGATTCAGCACCTGGCATCACCGAGTGCCTGGCAGACACGATCCGGCACTCGGGCGGTCCATCGATGACTTCCGAGACTTTGCGACGCTACGTGGGCCCGCCGATTGACGAGACCCTGCTCGCACTGACGTCACTGCCTCGGGCTGACCTGCCGATGGCAATCAGCCACTATCGCAGCGCGTATCTCGAGCGCGGCATTCACAACAGCGTCGTGTTCCCCGGAATCCACGCTCTCCTGACGATGCTGCGGGAGTGTGGAGTGACCCTTGCAGTCGCGACGTCGAAGCGCGAAGACCATGCTCTTGCGATGCTGAAGATGCACTCGCTCGACACCTACTTCGCAGTCGTGAGCGGGGCCAACATCGACGACAGTGGAGCCAGCAAGCCCGCGGTCATCGCGGCGGCACTCGCACAGCTCGCCGGTGATGCGAAAGCCCCACTGATGATCGGTGATCGTTCGTTCGACATGGCTGGCGCTCGAGCCATGAACATCCCCGCCCTCTACGCGGAATGGGGGTATGGAACACCCGAGGAATCAGAAGGCGCCGCACTCAGCGCACGGGACCCCCACCACGCGAGCGCCCTCCTCCACGACTACTGCGCCCCATCGGCCAGACAGAGAAACGGAGCATCATGA
- a CDS encoding Gfo/Idh/MocA family protein, whose protein sequence is MPTTLGIAMVGCGGIARSHAFALTKVPDAKLIASVDLDEAAALRFKERFGFETHSTDLAAVLARTDVDAVVISTSSKSHGPLIIQALEAGKHVLVQKPMTATVDEARAALALADERGLKLMVSFFELFLPPVERAREIIEAGLIGEPFLFKAIMAWHTPDVTTSWRFDPALAGGGIMLDGNVHHVSNALYLLGNPEVQSVYAEYGALTADIDVEDTAVIVIRTDKAILEISGSNRLQEPGGATMAFKDQWAVYGTKGTVQWDAAARPTFRVFTSEPSATNTLLGNGWISPKLPVQAADHREFSMHINGEESPWVPEHQHFVDACLNDTPVRSDARFGLKTQLILDAAYESGRQGRKLPIGS, encoded by the coding sequence ATGCCCACAACGCTCGGCATCGCGATGGTTGGTTGCGGCGGAATCGCTCGCAGCCACGCGTTTGCACTCACTAAAGTTCCCGATGCCAAGCTCATCGCAAGCGTTGATCTCGACGAGGCAGCTGCCCTCCGCTTCAAAGAGCGGTTCGGTTTCGAGACTCATTCGACCGACCTGGCCGCAGTTCTCGCCCGCACAGATGTCGACGCAGTGGTGATTTCGACGTCGTCCAAATCGCACGGCCCCCTCATCATTCAGGCACTCGAGGCCGGCAAGCACGTTCTTGTGCAGAAGCCGATGACGGCTACCGTCGACGAGGCACGTGCCGCACTCGCGCTCGCAGACGAGCGCGGCCTCAAGTTGATGGTCTCGTTCTTCGAGCTCTTCCTGCCCCCTGTCGAGCGTGCCCGAGAGATCATCGAGGCGGGGCTAATCGGCGAGCCATTCTTGTTCAAAGCGATCATGGCGTGGCACACGCCCGACGTCACAACCAGTTGGCGCTTCGATCCCGCACTCGCAGGTGGCGGCATCATGCTCGACGGCAACGTGCACCATGTTTCTAACGCTCTCTATCTGCTCGGAAACCCAGAAGTGCAGAGCGTCTACGCCGAGTATGGCGCCCTCACCGCCGACATCGACGTCGAAGACACGGCCGTGATCGTGATTCGCACAGACAAAGCCATTCTCGAGATCTCGGGTTCGAACCGGCTGCAAGAGCCGGGCGGTGCCACCATGGCGTTCAAAGACCAGTGGGCCGTCTACGGCACGAAGGGCACCGTGCAGTGGGACGCAGCCGCGCGGCCAACTTTTCGAGTGTTTACGAGCGAGCCCTCGGCGACGAACACCCTGCTGGGCAACGGCTGGATCAGCCCAAAGCTGCCGGTTCAAGCTGCCGACCATCGCGAATTCTCGATGCACATCAATGGCGAAGAGAGCCCGTGGGTGCCCGAACATCAACACTTCGTCGACGCGTGCCTCAATGACACTCCTGTGCGCAGCGATGCACGCTTCGGTCTGAAGACCCAGCTGATTCTCGACGCCGCCTACGAGTCAGGCAGGCAGGGGCGCAAGCTCCCGATCGGGTCATGA